Genomic segment of Arthrobacter antioxidans:
GGGCACACTGATCGCTAACACGATGGACACGATGTGCGAGGGGAGGAACAAAGCGTCCTGGCCGAAGTTCAGCCATACAGCTCCGGAGAGGACCGCCAAGATCAAAGGCAGCCAAGCAGGTATCGCTAGCGATTTTCGCGGAGTCAATGGCATGGCTAACTGTCGCACGCGACTGTAGGTTGCGCTGACTGCCGCCGTCCGCAAGCCGGTCGTTTTCCGTACTTACTAGGCGCTCGAGGTTCTGTCGGCGCCGGCGCATGGGGAAGGGGCGTTTACCCGGGACGATGAAAACGGGCGCAGAGGCACCATAAGTGGAACGTCGATCCTGGCTAGCTGCCCGCCGGGGTGTCTCGAAAATTTACAGTTCTAAGAGGCAATGGATCGTTGCCGTCGTGCCTCAGGAAGTTCCCTGGAAATCCGGGACTCTTCATGTCTCGGAAAGTCGTCTCGTCGTAGAGTGTCTCAGCAGTCGTGTCGCCGGACGTTATGCGACGCGGCACCTACGTCAGCGACCTGGACCGGAATTGAGCTGGACCCGGTTCCAGCCTTTGTTTTTGGGCCGGGATCAGGCTGCACGATCCGCGGCTCGGCGCTGTCCGCCCGCCGAGCGGCGCACACCGCTCGGCGCTGTCCGCCCGCCGAGCGGCGCACACCGCCAGGCGCCGACGCTCTCATCGACATTGGAGAGCAACAGGCGCATCCACAATCCTGCAGAGACAGCATCGGTGCAGGACGAGGTCCACCTGACGCGAGCCGACCAGGGGGCAATTGGAAAGTCCCCGGACACACAGGAGGGGGAGGCGCCGATGCGCGTCCCCCTCCCGAGCATCAAGGAATCAGGTCACATCGTCAGACGGTGGCCTTGTCGGTGCCGGCGGGGGAGACGACCTCCGCGGTGGGCTCCATGTTCTCGGCGTCGACCATCCACGCGTACTGCTCGAGCTTGGCGATGAAGCCGTGCAGCAGGTCCGCGGTAGTGGGGTCCTCCTCGTCGATCTGGTCGTGGACGTCGCGCATGGTCGTGACGGTTGCGTTCAGCATTCGGACCACGAGGCCCACGGTGTCCTTGGTCGAGACGAGGCCTGCCGGGAACGGATCGATCTTGGTGCCCTCGGCCACGGCCACGCTGCGGCCGTCGGGCACGGCGTGCAGCGCGCGCATCCGCTCCGCCATCTCGTCCGCGAACAGGCGGGCGTCCTCGATGATCTCGTCCAGCTGCAGGTGGAGGTCACGGAAGTTCTTGCCGACGACGTTCCAGTGGGCCTGCTTGCCCTGCAGGTGCAGTTCGATGAGGTCGACGAGGACGGCCTGCATGTTGTCTGTGAGGGTGGGTGATGCCTTCATGGATCCTCCAGTGCTAGAGAGATTTTCTCCTCCCGGCCGGGCGCCGGAGGCGCTGATTCCCGCCGGAGGGACTCCTTTCACCCTAGCCCTGCGCGTTGGTCAATTCCAGCCGATCTGCCTACGCTAAGGGGACTTACGGTTTCGTCGTGTCGTATGCCCTGCGACGGTGTGCGGGCGGCGCCGGAGTCCGACCAAGGAGGAACCGTTTTGGCTTCAGTGCAGGAATCCATCGACGTATCAGTACCGGTCAGCACCGCCTACAACCAGTGGACGCAGTTCGAGAGCTTCCCCCAGTTCATGGGCGGCGTGGATTCGATCACGCAGACCTCGGACACCTCCACCCACTGGGTGACGAGCATCGGGGGAGTGCATCGCGAGTTCGATGCCGAGATCACCGAGCAGCACCCCGACGAGCGGGTGGCCTGGAAGAGCACCGACGGCGAATCCCATGCCGGCGTGGTCACCTTCCACCGCCTGGACGAGAACACCACGCGGCTCATGGTGCAGATCGACTGGCACCCGGAGACGTTCATCGAGAAGGTCGGGGCCGTCGTCAACGCCGATGCCTCCCAGGTGAAGGGCGACCTCAAGCGCTTCAAGGCGTTCATCGAGAAGAGCGGCGGCGAGACGGGTGCCTGGCGCGGTGACGTCGCGGCACCGTCCTCGGGTGTCACGTCCGAGGCGGAGCCGGCCAACAGCGTCCTGCCGGACACCTCGGCGGACGATCCCGAGTCGGGCGGCCCGCGCGTCGGCTGACCCGGTCCGTGTGGGGGAGGCGGATCCCTTCGGGGGTCCGCCTCCTGCACGTCCTAGGGGATGTCCCCCACCGCGATGGACGCGATCGCGTCGGTGGCCTGCCGTGACAGTTCCGGTGAGAGGGGTGAACTCTTCGCCGCGCCCGCGGCTCCGGTCTGGCCCTCCTCGCTGACGGCGTAGGTGCCGAACGCGCGCACGACGGCGGCGGTCGCCTCGTTCTCGTACTGCGAGCAGTACACGTGGTAGGACACCAGGACCAGCGGGTAGACCCCGGGTTCGCTGGTTCTCCGGTCGAGGTCCAGGGCGATGTCGTGGTCCTTGCGTCCGGGGACACGGCCCGCGAGATCGACGGCGGCTGCCGCGGCCTCCGAGCTCACCTCCACGTACTCCCCGCCGACCTTCAGTGCCACCCGTCCGAGGGGACCACCGACGGCGGAATCGTCGGCGTACGTCACGGCGCCCACGGTGGAGGCCACGGTGCTGACCACGCCTGCGTTGCCCTTGGCGTTCTCGTTGGCCAGGCCCGACGGCCATGTCCCATCGGCTTCCTCGGTCCAGATCTCGGGTACCACGGCGTGGAGGTAGTCGGTGAAGTTCTCGGTGGTGCCCGAGTCATCGGAGCGGCTCACGGTCGCGATGGGCAGCGCAGGGAGGTCGACGTCGTTCTGCGCGGCGATCGCGGGATCGTCCCATGAGGTGATCTCGCCGCGGAAGATCCGGGCCACGGTGGCGGCGTCGAGGTTCAGTGCCCGGATCCCGGGCAGGTTGAACGCCACGCTGATCGGTGAGACGTAGGCCGGGATGTTGAAGGCGCCGTCCGGTCCGCACGCCTCGGTGGACTCGACGAGTTCCTCGTCGCTCAGGTAGGCGTCCGACCCGGCGAAGCCCACGGCGCCGGCGAGCAGCGCACCGCGTCCCGCACCGGAACCATCGGGCGAGTACTGAACCTGGGCGCGGGGGTACAGGGTGGAGAACCCCGTGCGCCACGCGTCCATGGCCGGCCCCTGGGCGGAGGATCCGGAAGCCGTGACCGCGCCCAGGAGGCTCGTGTCGCCGCTCCTGGCCGCCGCTTCCTGCTCCGGCCCCAGCGGGTAGTCGGATCCACAGGCGGTCAGGCCGAGGGTGACGGCGAACATCAGGGGCAGGGTGGCACGAATTCTCACCCCGGCCACGTTACAGGTGGCCCTCCGGTGAACCCAAGGTGGACAGCAGGTGGACGGCGCGTCAGTGGTCGGGTCGGATCAGGCGTGGCCCAGGCGGTAGCCGTCCCCCCGGTGGACGAGCCGACGGCCGCCGCCGTCGTTCAGCAGGATCCACACCACGGAGGCATCATCGGTCCTCATGTCCAGGACGCCGTGGAGCTGGGGCCCCGTGGTGTGGTGGAGGGTGACGTGCTGGCCGCGCCTGAAGCCCGACCAGTCCTGGACCTCGGCATCGGGGGCTGGGGGGAGAGCGTTCATGGTGGGCCTTTCGGGAGGTTCCGGGACTCCCACGCTAGCCACGCTTCCTGAACGGCGTGTGAATGCCCGCTGAAGGTTGATGCCGTTCTGGTTCCGCAGATGGTCACAGGGTCCGCCAGTCCCCGCTCGTCAGGTGCGATCCCGCCTGGGGTCCCATGAGGAGCATGCCGCCGTCGACCACGAACGAGGCCCCGTTCACGTAGCTGGAGGCACCGGAGGCGAGGAAGGCCACGACGTCGGCGATCTCCTCGGGCGCACCGGGGCGGCCGAGGGGGATGCCCGGACGGTCCATGGTGCGTGGGTCCTGCTCCTCGGAGTTGTTCATGGGCGTGTTGATCTCGCCGGGCAGCACGGCGTTGGCGGTGATACCCCGGTCCGCCAGTTCGAGGGCGATGGTCCGGATGAGGCCGCCGAGGCCGTGCTTGGAGGCGTCGTATGCCGCCGAGCCCACGCGGGGCTGTTCCTGGTGCACGCTGGTGACGGCGATGATGCGTCCGCCCCGGCCGCCGTCGATCATGTGCCGTGCCGCACGCTGGAGGCAGACGAACGCGCCGTCGAGGTTCGCCCCCATGGTGCCGCGCCACGTGTCCCAGTCCGTCTCCATGAACATGGTGCCGCCGTTGACGCCGGCATTGTTGACGAAGACGTCGAGGCCGCCGAGCTCGTGGGCGAGCCGGTCCACGACGTCGCCGCACGCGGGTGCATCCGTGGTGTCGAGCTGCGCGACCGCCGCCCGCACGCCCTTCTCCCGGACGAGCCGCGCGGTTTCCTCGGCTCCCTCCCGGTCGGAGTGCCAGGTGACGCCGACGTCGCAGCCCGCCGCGGCGAGGGCGAGGGCCGTTGCGCGGCCGATGCCGGAATCGGAACCGGTGACGATTGCTTTGCTCGGTGTGAAGTCCATGCCCCCATCCTTCGCACCCGGCCGCGCTGCATGCAAGGGGAACCCGGGGATCGACGCCGGGTACCCCCGGACAAGTGTCCGGGGGTACCCGGGTGGGTGGTCCTATGCGTCGACGGCGCCCTGGGGGGCCGCACCGGAAGCGGACGACTGCACCGGCTCGGCGGATTCTCCGCTGATCACCTCGATCTTGCGGGGCCGCGCACGCTCGATGACGGGGATCGTCACGCTGAGCACGCCGTTCTCGTAGCGGGCGGCGATGCCTTCCGTGTCGACGCCCTGGCCGAGGTTGAGCTGGCGCAGGAACGAACCGCTCTCGCGCTCGCGGGTCAGCCACTTGACACCCTCGGCACTGCGCAGCGTGCGCTCGGCGCGGATGGTGAGGAGCTGGCCGTCGACATCGATGTCGACGGATCCCGGGTCGATGCCCGGAAGATCCGCGGAGAGGACGTAGTGGTCCTTCTCGCGGTAGAGGTCCATCGGCATGAGGCGCAGCCCGGGGCGGCCCTCCAACAGGGCGCCGGTCACGCGGTCCAGTTCACGGAACGGGTCGAATTTCATGGCCACGGGAAACAACTCCTTTACTGATGCCACCGGCAGGTGGTTGGGTCGTCGAGAGTTGAGCGCCCTCCGCTCAACTACGGAAAATATTAGCACTCGAACATGGCGAGTGCTAAGGAGTGATGTTCGCCCAGGACGAAATCCCCGGGACACAGAAAAGGCCCGTACCGACGGAGCGGTACGGGCCTTCCCGGTGGTGCTGTCTCCAGCAGATCCTCGTGCCTGCGCGGGGCCTTGATCCCCGGGCCTTCCGCGTGTGAAGCGGATGCTCTACCAGACTGAGCTACACAGGCAATTGGTTCTCCCATAGCTTAGGCCATCCGGGCGCCGCGCCAAATTCTCCCGGTACAGCAGCGCGGGGCACGGCGGCGTCCGGCCTCCTGCCGGGAACCGTGCTGGTCATCGCTGTGCTGCCTCAGTAGCCTGAAGGAAAGCCTGCTGAGCGTTCCAGGCGCCTGCCGGGCACCACCCCACGAAGGGACAGCACCATGGACAACCAGGACATCCTGCAGCGCATCCAGACACTCGTCCAGGAGGAGCACGATCTCCGGGAGCAGCCCCAGGATGCCGGCGCCGGGGCGGAGCAGCAGGACCACGCCGCCCGCCTCAAGCGCGTCGAGGAGGATCTCGACCAGTGCTGGGACCTGCTGCGCCAGCGTCGCGCGAAGGCCGACGCCGGAGAGGACCCGGCCGACGCCGACGCCCGTCCCGTCAACCAGGTGGAGGGGTACCGCCAGTAATGGCCCTGCCCCTCGTGCTGTTCGACGTCAACGGGACCCTCTCGGACCTGGGGCGGATGTCGCAGCACTTCGAGGAGCTCGGAGCTCCTCCGCAGCTGGCCGCGCTGTGGTTCACCTCGGTGCTGCGGGACGGCTTCGCCCTCACGGCCGCCGGGCGGAACGCGCCCTTCGGCGAGATCGCCGAGGACGCCCTCCGCACGGTCCTCACGGGGCAGGCGCTCAATCGGGACATCGATGACGCGCTCGCGCACGTGATGACGAGCCTGCAGGAACTGCCCGTCCACCCGGACGTCGTCGAGGGTTTCCGGGCCCTGACCGGTCGGGGCTTCGAGCTGGCAGCGCTCACCAACGGAGCCGCCGCGACCGCGGAGGCCCTCCTCGAGCGGGCGGGTGCCCGCGACGCCGTAGGCGCCGTCCTGTCCGTCGAGGACGCGCCGCGGTGGAAGCCCGCCCAGGAGTCCTATGCCTACGCCCTCCGGGCGGTACAGCGGGAGGCGGACGACGTGGTGCTCGTCGCGGTCCACCCGTGGGACATCGACGGGGCCGCGCGTGCGGGGCTCCGTACGGTGTGGCTCAACCGCGCCGGGGCGCCGTACCCGATGGTCATGACGCGCCCGGACCACGAGGTGTCGACGATCGCCGAGCTGCCGGACCTCCTCGTCCGGGGCTGACGCCCAGCCGGCGGACCTGCTGCGGCAGGCGAGGCTCCTCCCGCGCCGGTGCATCAAGAAAGCATAAAGACGCCGTGTCCGCGGCAGGTCGTCGGGTTGAATGAGCGTCTGGCGCGGACGGTCCGCGCCGTTCGCACCGTCCCGGAGGTCGAGGGCATCCCCGTCATGTCACGCACCGCACCACTCCGGGAGTTCCGCCGTTCCACGGCAGCAGGTCTCCGCCGTTCCACGGCAGCGGGCCTGCGCCGGTCCGCGCACGCCGTCGCGGTCCGGCTGGAGCGGCTCGGTCCTCGCCACCCGGCCCAGGTGATCGTGCTCGGATTCGGAGCGGCGATCCTCGTCGGAACGGTGCTGCTGATGCTCCCGAGCTCGAAGGTGGGAGAGGGCGGCGCCACGTTCCTCGAGGCGCTCTTCACGGCCACCTCCGCCGTCTGCGTCACGGGCCTGATCGTGGTCGACACGCCGGTCTACTGGACCGGAGCCGGCCAGGTGATCATCCTGGGGCTGATCCAGGTCGGGGGCTTCGGCATCATGGCTTTCGCCTCCCTCCTGGGCGTCCTGCTGGCCCGCCGGATGGGTCTCCGCTCGCGGATCTCGGCGGCGGCGGAGACCAAGAGCGTCGGCTTCGGCGATGTCCGCAGCGTCCTCCTGGGTGTCCTGCGGATCACGCTGGTCGTCGAGACCGTGACGGCGGTGCTGCTCGCTGCGCGCTTCGGGCTGCACTACGGCCACAACCTCGGTGAGGCGGTGTGGCTCGGGATCTTCCACGCGGTGTCGGCCTTCAACAACGCCGGGTTCGCGCTGTTCAGCGACAGCCTGATCGGGTTCGCGGGCGACCCGTGGATCTGCCTGCCGATCTGCGCAGCCGTCATCGTCGGCGGACTGGGTTTCCCGGTCCTCTTCGAACTCCGACGCCACTTCCGGTATCCCCGCAAGTGGCACATGACCACCAAGCTCGTCCTGAGCGGCACGGTGATCCTGCTCGTCCTGGGTACGGTCTTCATCACCCTCGTCGAGTGGTCCAACCCGGCGACCCTCGGTGCCCTACGGCCGCAGGAGAGGATCCTCGCCGGATTCTTCCAGTCCACGATGACCCGGACGGCCGGCTTCAACAGCGTCGACTTCGCGCAGCTGGATCCGGTCACCCTCCTGGTCATGGACGTGCTGATGTTCATCGGCGGTGGTCCCGCCGGAACGGCCGGCGGCCTGAAGATCACCACGTTCGGCGTGCTGTTCTTCATCCTCTACACCGAGATCAGGGGCGGCACCGCCGTCAACGTCTTCGGCAAGCGTCTGCCCCGCTCCGTCCACCGGCAGGCCATCTCGATCGTCCTGCTCGCCGTCGGCCTCGTCACCACCGCGACGATGTTCCTCATGCTCACCACCGACTTCGGCCTCGACCGGATCCTCTTCGAGGTCGTCTCCGCCTTCGCGACGGTCGGCCTCTCCACGGGCATCACGGCCGGCATCCCGCCCGCGGGCCAGGTGGTCCTGATCCTCGTGATGTTCGCCGGACGCCTGGGCCCGGTCACCCTCGCCACGGCGCTGGCCCTCCGCTCCAAACCCCTCTACTACGAATACCCGAAGGAAAGGCCCCTCATTGGCTAGGCAACGCATGTTCTCCTCCAGGCCCGCCGATGCGATCGCAGCCGTGGATTCCGTCGCCGTCATCGGCCTCGGCCGGTTCGGCGGTGCCCTGGCCCTCGAACTCGAGGACGCCGGGACCGAGGTGCTCGGGATCGACGACGACGAGGACGTCGTCCAGTCCTACAACGGCCGGCTCACGCACGTGGTGCGCGCCGATACCACGAAGGAGGAGGCCCTGCGCCAGCTGTCCCTACCCGACTTCGACCGGGTGGTGGTGGGGATCGGCAGCGACCTCGAGGCGAGCATCCTGACGACGTCGATCCTCCTGCGCTTCGAGCGGCCGACCATCTGGGCGAAGGCCGTCAGCGAGCCCCACGCACAGATCCTGTCGCAGCTCGGGGTGGAGCGGGTGATCCGTCCCGAGCAGGACATGGGCCGGCGCGTCGCACACCTCGTCCGAGGCACCATGCTCGACTACGTGGAGTTCGAGGACAACTTCGCCATGGTGAAGACCCGGCCGCCGCGGGAGTACTGGGACCGCGAGCTCGGCACCACGGGGATCCGCGCCCGGCACGGCGTGACGGTGGTCGCCGTGAAGCGGCGCGGAGGCACCTGGGACTACACGACGGCCGCGACCACGCTGTACGACGACGACGAGATCATCGTGGCAGGGCCGACGGACAAGGCCGAGCACTTCAGCTCCCTCGTCTGAGCGGCCGGCGCAAGGCCCATGATGCGGCGTCCTTTTTCACGGTCCGTGCCCGCCTCGCGCTACGCTGGTCATCTTGGTGAGCCGGGAAGTCTGGTCGGCGCTCATACGAGCGAGCCCGATCCTAGGAACTCATGACCTCCCATCACGCACCGTCCGGTCCGCCCGGAACGCCCCACGGCGCAACGGTCTTCGGCCGCAGCAGCTACCCCGAACACCTGCGCATCTCCGGCATCCTGCGCAAGGAGACCGTCGGCGGAGGGCTCCTCCTCCTCGCCACGGTCCTGGCGCTCGTCCTCGCCAACACCGCCGCGGCGGACACATACTTCGCCGTCCGTGACTTCCGGTTCGGCTACGAGCCCTGGCACCTCGAGCTGAGCGTCGGTGCCTGGGCCGCGGACGGCCTGCTCGCCATCTTCTTCTTCCTCGCGGGGCTCGAGCTCAAACGCGAGTTCGTCGCCGGTGACCTGCGCAAGTTCGACCGTGCGATCGTGCCCGTCGCCGCGGCGATCGGCGGGGTCGTCGTGCCCGCCCTGGTGTACGTCGCGATCACGCTGAGTGCGGGCCCCGAGGCACTGCGCGGCTGGGCCATCCCGACGGCGACGGACATCGCCTTCGCCGTGGCCGTCCTCGCCGTCGTCGGCTCCTCGCTCCCGAGCTCGCTGCGCATCTTCCTGCTGACGCTCGCCGTGGTGGACGACCTCCTGGCCATCAGCATCATCGCGTTCTTCTACTCGGAGGACATCTCCGTACCGCCCCTGCTGATCGCGATCCTCCCGCTGGCGGCCTACGCCTTCCTCGCGCAGCGCTTCCCCACCTTCTTCCAGCGTCGAACCTGGGCCCCGTGGCTGATCCTGCTCCCGCTCGGGTTCGTGGTGTGGGCCCTGGTCCACGAATCGGGGGTACACGCCACCGTCGCCGGTGTCCTGCTCGGCTTCGCGATCCCCGTCCTCCCGCGCGGCGTGAAGGCATCCGACCTCGACGACCCGGCACAGCCCGTCGACACCGAGCCGGCGGACGGACCCGGCAAGGCGCACGACGTGCAGCCGGACGGCCTGGCCGACACCCTCGAGCACCGCATCCGCCCGCTGTCCGCGGGCTTCGCCGTACCCGTCTTCGCCTTCTTCTCCGCCGGGGTGGCCATCGGCGGCCTCGAGGGACTCGTGAGCGCCATCACCGATCCCATCGCCGTCGGCATCATGGTGGCGCTCGTCATCGGCAAGCCCGTGGGCATCCTGCTGGCCACCCTCGCCGTCACGAAGACCACCAGGGCGAGCCTGGACCCCGACCTCTCCTGGGTGGACATCGTCGGCGTCGCCCTGCTGGCGGGCGTCGGCTTCACGGTGTCGCTGCTCATCAGCGAACTCGGCTTCGGCCAGGGCACGCCGGAGGACGACCACGCGAAGGTCGCCATCCTCGCCGGCTCCCTGATCGCCGCGCTCGCCGCCGCCGTGCTGCTGCGCCGACGGAACAAGCGGTACCGCGAGATCGCGGAACAGGAGACGATCGACGCCGACAACGACGGCGTCCCCGACGTCTTCGAGCAGCGCTAGGTCAGGCGTTCGCGCGCCGCCACAGCCAGGACAGCGTCAGGGCGCCGGCACTGCGGCGGAAGCCGCTCTGCCCGGACACGACCTCGAGCACGGCCCAGACGGCCAGGCACACGGCGCCGGCCCGGCGCAGGCGCTCGCGGTTCTGCTCGTCGAGCGCCAGGAACGAGGCCGCGCCGAGCACCGCCCACCCCAGGATCGGCGCGTTCGGCTTCTGGGCGACCGTCTGGCGGCCGAGGCTGTCGGTGAAGAAACCCATCACGCACCCTTCTTCCTGGAGGAGCCGGATTCCTTGGCGGACCCGGCCTTCTTCTTCTCGCGGTTCTTCTCGACGCTGCGCCGCAGGGCTTCCATGAGGTCCAGCACGTTGTCGCCGTCGTCCTCGTCCCGGGTGCCGCCGAAAGTCTCCTCGGTGTCGAGGGTGTCGCCCTTCTCGATCTTCGCGTCGATCAGGGTGCGCAGCTGCACCTGGTACTCGTCGGTGAAGTTCTCCGGGTCGAAGTCGGTGGAGAAGGAGTCCACAAGGGCCGCCGACATCTCCTTCTCCTTGGCCGAGATCCGCACCTTCTCCTCGAGGGACGGGAAGGACGCCTCCCGCACCTCGTCGTCCCACAGGAGCGTCTGGAGCATCAGGACGTCGCCCCGCACGCGCAGGGCGGCGAGGCGGCTCTTCTGGCGGAGGGAGAACTGCACGATGGCGGTGCGGTCCGTCTCCTCGAGCGTGCGGCGCAGCAGGACGTAGGCCTTGGTCGAGGTGCTGTCCGGCTCCAGGAAGTATGCGCGGTCGAGCATGATGGGATCGATCTGGTCGCTCGGGACGAACTCGACCACCTCGATCTCCCGGCTCCTCTCGACCGGCAGGGCGGAGAGGTCCTCGTCCGTCAGCACCACGGTGTGCTCGCCGTCGTCGAACGCCTTGTCGATGTGCTTGAAGTCCACCACCTCGCCGCACACCTCGCACCGCCGCTGGTAGCGGATGCGGCCGCCGTCCTTGTCATGCACCTGGTGCAGGGAGATGTCATGATCCTCCGTAGCGCTGTAGACCTTGACCGGCACGTTCACCAGGCCGAACGCGACGGCACCCTTCCAGATGGCTCTCATGGGTCCAGTGAACACCAAGCAGGCTTACCGGGCCAGACCATGCCCGCTGTCCACCCCTAGACTTGGGGGGTGACTTCCGAGACCGTAGAGCCCATCGTCAGCAAGACCACCAGCGACGACGGCGGGACCGTGCTGCGCCTGGAGTTCCAGTTCGCGTTCCCGCCGACCGTGCTGTGGAAGCACCTCACGGAGGTCGAGAAGCTGAAGTACTGGTTCCCGTGCGAGATGGAGTTCGAGCCCCGCAAGGACGAGGAGATCCTGTTCCGCTTCGCCGACCAGAAGCCCCTGCGCGGGACGGTGCTGGAGGCCGAGCGGCCGTCGGTGCTCGCCTACACCTGGGAACGGGATACCCTCCGCTGGGAGCTCGCGCGGACCGCGGAGAACGGCACGCAGCTGGTGCTGTTCCTGACCCCGGGCAGCCCCCGCCACTCGGCCACCATGGCAGCCGGCTGGCACCTGACCATCGCCGGTCTCGACGACTTCCTGAACAAGCGCAGCCTCGGCCAGGACCCCGCGGTATGGGACACCTACGTGGCCCGGTACCGCCGGCAGTTCGGGGACTGAGCCCCCGCAGGGACCCTCCGGGGCTGCTCCGCCGATTGGGACTGGAATACCGCGGGCATCCGGTCAAGACTGGGGGAATGGCCCCTCCCCGCTCCGCAGGGCAGCAGACCGTCACCGTCGAGGGGCGCACGCTGCGCCTCTCCAGCCTGGACAAGGTGCTGTATCCCGCCACCGGCACCACCAAGGCCGAGGTCCTCGCCTACTACGCGGCCGTGGCACCGCACCTGATCCGCCATGCAGCGCACCGCCCGGTGACACGCAAGCGCTGGGTGCACGGGGTCGGCACGCCCGAGGAGCCGGGCCAGGTGTTCTTCCAGAAGAACATCGACGACAACGCCCCCGCCTGGGTCCCGCGGAACACGATCAAGCACAGGGACCACGCCAACGTCTACCCGATGGTCGACGACCTCGCCACGCTCACCTGGCTGGGGCAGATCGCCGCGCTCGAACTCCACGTACCCCAGTGGCGCTTCGCGGCGGACGGCACCCCGGCGAACCCCGACCGCCTCGTCCTGGACCTCGACCCCGGCGACGGTGCAGGACTGGCCGAGTGCGCCGTCGTCGCCCGGCTCGCCCGGCCGATCCTGCAGGGCATGGGGCTCGAG
This window contains:
- a CDS encoding SRPBCC domain-containing protein; the encoded protein is MTSETVEPIVSKTTSDDGGTVLRLEFQFAFPPTVLWKHLTEVEKLKYWFPCEMEFEPRKDEEILFRFADQKPLRGTVLEAERPSVLAYTWERDTLRWELARTAENGTQLVLFLTPGSPRHSATMAAGWHLTIAGLDDFLNKRSLGQDPAVWDTYVARYRRQFGD